Proteins co-encoded in one Phenylobacterium soli genomic window:
- a CDS encoding ANTAR domain-containing response regulator, with protein MRVLVVDPDPARAALVAEGLAGVQPLEVRHAALFDRAEAAAFAPDVIVVASDSPDRDTIESLRESTAASPRPVVMFVDRSEPGLAEEAVRAGVSAYVVDGLAANRVRAVLEVAMSRFQLMSQLRQDLEKAKADLASRKTVERAKALLMKERGLEEDQAYRLLRKLSMDTGRPLGAVAADLLAFAGVLKGNEP; from the coding sequence ATGCGCGTCCTCGTCGTCGACCCCGATCCGGCCCGGGCCGCCCTGGTGGCGGAGGGCCTCGCCGGCGTGCAGCCGCTGGAGGTCCGCCACGCCGCCCTGTTCGACCGCGCCGAGGCCGCCGCCTTCGCGCCCGATGTCATCGTCGTCGCCTCCGACAGCCCCGACCGCGACACCATCGAGAGCTTGCGCGAGTCCACCGCCGCCAGTCCGCGGCCGGTGGTGATGTTCGTCGACCGCTCCGAGCCGGGCCTCGCGGAGGAGGCGGTGCGCGCCGGCGTCTCGGCCTATGTGGTCGACGGCCTGGCCGCCAACCGCGTCCGCGCGGTCCTCGAGGTGGCCATGAGCCGCTTCCAGCTGATGAGCCAGCTTCGCCAGGACCTCGAGAAAGCCAAGGCCGACCTCGCCTCGCGCAAGACGGTCGAGCGCGCCAAGGCCCTCCTCATGAAGGAGCGCGGGCTCGAGGAGGACCAGGCCTATCGGCTGCTGCGCAAGCTCTCCATGGACACCGGCCGCCCGCTCGGCGCCGTGGCCGCCGACCTGCTGGCCTTCGCCGGCGTGCTGAAGGGGAACGAGCCATGA
- the nirD gene encoding nitrite reductase small subunit NirD: MNAHVKEETIWIDVGAVTDVPLRGARRVPTPRGAVAVFRTGDGRVFALKDACPHKGGPLSQGIVHGHAVACPLHNWSIDLATGEPLGADRGKGCSPTVPLRIEDGRILLGQV; the protein is encoded by the coding sequence ATGAACGCGCACGTGAAGGAAGAGACGATCTGGATCGACGTCGGCGCCGTCACCGACGTGCCGCTGCGCGGCGCCCGCCGCGTGCCCACCCCGCGCGGCGCGGTGGCCGTGTTCCGCACCGGCGATGGCCGCGTCTTCGCCCTCAAGGACGCCTGCCCCCACAAGGGCGGTCCGCTCAGCCAGGGCATCGTCCACGGCCACGCCGTGGCCTGCCCGCTGCACAACTGGTCCATCGACCTTGCCACCGGCGAGCCGCTCGGCGCCGACCGCGGCAAGGGCTGCAGCCCCACCGTGCCCCTTCGCATCGAGGACGGCCGGATCCTGCTGGGGCAGGTGTGA
- a CDS encoding nitrate reductase, with product MTRTTCPYCGVGCGIAAQADGRALTLQGDPAHPANAGRLCSKGGALASTVGLEGRLLHPMIGDRRAAWRDATALVARRFRETIARHGPDSVAFYVSGQLLTEDYYAANKLMKGFIGSANIDTNSRLCMASAVVAHKLAFGADLVPGCYEDLDLADLVVFSGHNAAWTHPVLFRRMEAARQRGQRHVVVDPRRTDTAEGADLHLALKPQTDVRLWNGLLADLLRRGAVDRAYVAAHVAGFAEVEAGLAGDDQSVHAVARDCGLDPAELETFFRLFADTPKTVTLFSMGANQSAQGVAKGLAILNAHLATGRIGKPGACPFSITGQPNAMGGREVGGLATTLAAHMDFDPASRARLQRFWGAPVMAEAPGLKAVEMFEAVRAGRIRALWVMATNPAVSLPEAGKVREALAACPFVVVSEVMAETDTAAFAHVRLPALAWGEKDGTVTNSERRISRQRPLMAAPGEARADWRIVADVAEAMGYGEAFAWRSPAQVFREYARLTAYENQGRFLNLSPLAALTPDAYDALEPVQWPVTPAGGTARLFADGRFQTPDGRAHMHALEAHGPAEATDPAYPLSLNTGRIRDQWHTMTRTGLAPELCRHAPEPFVEIHPDDAAPLAITDGRLTRVQTRAGEAVVTARLTDRQRRGSIFLPMHWAAAYAPAGQANPLVAARTDPRSGQPEFKHTPARVRPYRETWRGFFIAREAWSLPAGLDLVWRRIPQAGCQLHEFAGRGDEAERAALRRALARAASEDVLRYEDPAAGAVREAWLAGGRLDRVLFTAGAGALPPRDWLVELFAGESLDAAARAGLLIGRAPGRPLDTSPVVCACRNVRASRIDAALAAGCADLEAVAETTTAGSVCGSCRPEIVRLIAARTVAHAA from the coding sequence GTGACCCGCACCACCTGCCCCTACTGCGGCGTCGGCTGCGGGATCGCGGCGCAGGCGGACGGCCGCGCCCTGACGTTGCAGGGCGATCCGGCGCACCCGGCCAACGCCGGCCGGCTGTGCTCCAAGGGCGGGGCCCTGGCCTCGACCGTCGGCCTCGAGGGCCGGCTGCTGCACCCGATGATCGGCGACCGCCGCGCCGCCTGGCGCGACGCCACGGCCCTCGTCGCCCGGCGGTTCAGGGAGACCATCGCCCGCCACGGCCCGGACTCGGTCGCCTTCTACGTCTCGGGCCAGCTCCTCACCGAGGACTATTACGCCGCCAACAAGCTGATGAAGGGCTTCATCGGCTCGGCCAACATCGACACCAACTCGCGCCTCTGCATGGCCTCGGCGGTGGTCGCCCACAAGCTCGCCTTCGGGGCCGACCTCGTCCCCGGCTGCTACGAGGACCTCGACCTCGCCGACCTCGTGGTCTTCAGCGGCCACAACGCCGCCTGGACGCACCCGGTGCTCTTCCGCCGCATGGAGGCCGCCCGCCAGCGCGGCCAGCGCCACGTGGTCGTCGACCCGCGCCGCACCGACACCGCCGAGGGCGCCGACCTGCACCTCGCGCTGAAGCCGCAGACCGACGTGCGCCTGTGGAACGGCCTGCTCGCCGACCTCCTGCGCCGCGGCGCCGTCGACCGCGCCTATGTCGCCGCCCACGTCGCCGGCTTCGCCGAGGTGGAGGCCGGGCTCGCCGGCGATGACCAGTCGGTCCACGCCGTGGCCCGCGACTGCGGCCTCGACCCCGCCGAACTGGAGACCTTCTTCCGCCTGTTCGCCGACACGCCGAAGACCGTCACCCTCTTCTCCATGGGCGCCAACCAGTCGGCGCAGGGCGTCGCCAAGGGCCTGGCCATCCTCAACGCCCACCTGGCCACGGGGCGCATCGGCAAGCCCGGCGCCTGCCCCTTCTCGATCACCGGCCAGCCCAACGCCATGGGCGGGCGCGAGGTCGGGGGCCTCGCCACCACCCTCGCCGCCCACATGGACTTCGACCCGGCCTCCCGCGCCCGGCTCCAGCGCTTCTGGGGCGCGCCGGTCATGGCCGAGGCGCCGGGCCTCAAGGCCGTGGAGATGTTCGAGGCGGTCCGCGCCGGCCGCATCAGGGCGCTTTGGGTCATGGCCACCAATCCCGCCGTCAGCCTGCCGGAGGCCGGCAAGGTGCGCGAGGCGCTGGCCGCCTGTCCCTTCGTCGTCGTCTCCGAGGTCATGGCCGAGACCGACACCGCCGCCTTCGCCCACGTCCGCCTGCCGGCCCTGGCCTGGGGCGAGAAGGACGGCACGGTCACCAACTCCGAGCGCCGGATCTCCCGCCAGCGGCCGCTGATGGCGGCGCCCGGCGAGGCGCGCGCCGACTGGCGCATCGTCGCCGACGTCGCCGAGGCCATGGGCTACGGCGAGGCCTTCGCCTGGCGCAGCCCCGCCCAGGTCTTCCGCGAATACGCCCGCCTCACGGCCTACGAGAACCAGGGCCGGTTCCTGAACCTCAGCCCGCTCGCCGCCCTGACGCCCGACGCCTATGACGCGCTGGAGCCGGTCCAGTGGCCGGTCACGCCAGCCGGCGGAACGGCGCGCCTCTTCGCCGACGGCCGCTTCCAGACCCCCGACGGCCGCGCCCACATGCATGCCCTCGAGGCCCACGGTCCGGCCGAGGCGACGGACCCGGCCTATCCCCTGAGCCTCAACACCGGCCGAATCCGCGACCAGTGGCACACCATGACCCGCACCGGCCTTGCGCCGGAGCTCTGCCGCCACGCGCCCGAGCCCTTCGTCGAGATCCATCCCGACGACGCCGCGCCCCTGGCGATCACCGATGGGCGCCTGACCCGGGTCCAGACCCGCGCCGGCGAGGCCGTGGTGACAGCCCGCCTGACCGACCGCCAGCGTCGCGGCTCGATCTTCCTGCCCATGCACTGGGCCGCCGCCTACGCGCCAGCGGGTCAGGCGAATCCGCTGGTCGCCGCCCGCACCGACCCGCGCTCCGGCCAGCCGGAGTTCAAGCACACCCCCGCTCGCGTGCGGCCCTACCGCGAGACCTGGCGCGGCTTCTTCATCGCCCGCGAGGCCTGGAGCCTGCCGGCTGGCCTCGACCTCGTCTGGCGGCGCATCCCGCAGGCCGGCTGCCAGCTCCACGAGTTCGCCGGCCGCGGGGACGAGGCCGAGCGCGCGGCCCTGCGCCGCGCGCTCGCCCGCGCCGCGTCGGAGGACGTGCTGCGCTATGAGGATCCGGCCGCCGGCGCCGTGCGCGAGGCCTGGCTCGCCGGCGGTCGGCTGGACCGCGTGCTGTTCACCGCCGGCGCCGGGGCCCTGCCGCCGCGCGACTGGCTGGTCGAGCTGTTCGCCGGCGAAAGCCTCGACGCCGCCGCCCGGGCGGGGCTGCTGATCGGCCGCGCCCCCGGCCGGCCGCTCGACACCAGCCCCGTCGTCTGCGCCTGCCGCAATGTCCGCGCCTCGCGCATCGACGCCGCCCTCGCCGCCGGCTGCGCCGACCTCGAAGCCGTCGCCGAGACCACCACCGCCGGGTCGGTCTGCGGCTCCTGCCGTCCCGAGATCGTCCGCCTCATCGCCGCCCGGACCGTCGCCCATGCCGCCTGA
- a CDS encoding nitrate/nitrite transporter: protein MLSRSFFKAGHTPTLFAAFLYFDLSFMVWVLLGPLGVAIAKTFHLNPAEKGFMVAVPVLAGAVLRLVAGVMVDHIGPKKTGIIGQLVVMAGLLAAWRLGVNSYHQVLALGVILGVAGASFAVALPLASRWYPPEHQGLALGIAGAGNSGTALAALFAPSLAQTYGWTNVIGLAAAPLAVAFLVYVIFAKDAPNRPAPKRLAEYLDVLKTRDAWWLMALYGVTFGGFVGLSSSLTIYFNAEYALPAVTAGFFTAACVFAGSFIRPVGGALADRFGGVRTLSVVYVLAALGLAVASFQLPSAWVALAVLMFSMMALGAGNGAVFQLAPQRFGKEIGVVTGVVGMTGGAGGFYLASSLGWAKQVTGSYQGGLLAFAGLALLALVGLTGVKARWRRTWPELSPAAGAALRL from the coding sequence ATGCTGAGCCGTTCGTTCTTCAAGGCCGGCCATACGCCGACCCTCTTCGCCGCCTTCCTCTACTTCGACCTCTCCTTCATGGTCTGGGTGCTGCTCGGCCCGCTCGGCGTGGCCATCGCCAAGACCTTTCACCTGAACCCCGCCGAGAAGGGTTTCATGGTCGCCGTGCCGGTGCTGGCGGGCGCCGTCCTGCGCCTCGTCGCCGGCGTCATGGTCGACCACATCGGGCCCAAGAAGACCGGGATCATCGGCCAGCTCGTCGTCATGGCCGGCCTGCTCGCCGCCTGGCGCCTCGGCGTCAACAGCTATCATCAGGTGCTGGCCCTGGGCGTCATCCTCGGCGTCGCCGGCGCCTCCTTCGCCGTCGCCCTGCCGCTCGCCTCGCGCTGGTATCCTCCCGAGCACCAGGGCCTGGCCCTCGGCATCGCCGGCGCCGGCAACTCGGGCACCGCGCTCGCCGCCCTGTTCGCCCCCTCGCTCGCCCAGACCTACGGCTGGACCAACGTGATCGGCCTGGCCGCCGCCCCGCTCGCCGTCGCTTTCCTGGTCTATGTCATCTTCGCCAAGGACGCGCCGAACAGGCCCGCGCCCAAGCGCCTCGCCGAATACCTGGACGTGCTGAAGACCCGCGACGCCTGGTGGCTGATGGCCCTCTACGGCGTCACCTTCGGCGGCTTCGTCGGCCTGTCGTCCTCGCTGACGATCTACTTCAACGCCGAGTACGCCCTGCCGGCCGTCACCGCCGGCTTCTTCACCGCCGCCTGCGTCTTCGCCGGCTCCTTCATCCGGCCGGTGGGCGGGGCCCTCGCCGACCGCTTCGGCGGGGTGCGAACGCTCTCGGTGGTCTATGTCCTGGCCGCCCTCGGCCTGGCGGTGGCCAGCTTCCAGCTCCCCAGCGCCTGGGTGGCCCTGGCCGTGCTGATGTTCTCGATGATGGCGCTCGGCGCCGGCAACGGGGCGGTGTTCCAGCTCGCCCCCCAGCGCTTCGGCAAGGAGATCGGCGTCGTCACCGGCGTCGTCGGCATGACCGGCGGCGCCGGCGGCTTCTACCTCGCCTCCAGCCTCGGCTGGGCCAAGCAGGTCACCGGCTCCTACCAGGGCGGCCTCCTGGCCTTCGCGGGCCTGGCGCTCCTCGCCCTCGTCGGCCTCACCGGGGTCAAGGCCCGCTGGCGGCGGACCTGGCCCGAGCTCAGCCCCGCCGCCGGCGCGGCGCTGCGCCTCTGA
- the nirB gene encoding nitrite reductase large subunit NirB — protein sequence MTKERLVVIGNGMAGCRAVQEVLKRDPDRYEITIFGAEPRVNYDRIMLSPVLAGEKTFADIVINDEAWYRDNGIVLHAGAPVESIDRAERLVRAAGGLEAGYDRLILATGADPIRLPLPGADLAGVVTFRDLDDVEAMTAAAKPGAKVVVIGGGLLGIEAAYGLARRGMHATVVHLMDVLMERQLDASAGFLLTEALAERGVETVLGAQSEEIVGEGGQVTGLRLKDGRVLPCDLLVMSVGIRPNTGIARAARLEVNRGVVVDDALRTSDPAIFAVGECVEHRGQCYGLVAPIWEMCRTLAEALTGGAGAYEGSVLSTRLKVSGVDVFSAGEFAGGGDCEDIVFRDAGRGVYKRIVLREGKVAGAVLFGDAADGAWYFDLMRSGASVGDIRETLVFGQAATEGLRGLDPSAAVAAMADDAEVCGCNGVCKGTITSAIAGEGLATLEAVRAVTKASASCGSCTPLVEKILAAQLGDAFQVQAGPKPVCGCTHRGHGEVRKRILAEGLKSIPAVMQALEWTTPDGCATCRPALNYYLVCAWPGEYRDDKQSRFINERVHANIQKDGTYSVVPRMWGGVTSAAELRAIADVVEKFAIPTVKVTGGQRVDLLGVKKEDLPAVWADLNRAGMVSGHAYGKALRTVKTCVGSEWCRFGTQDSTGLGVRLEKVMWGAWTPAKLKLGVSGCPRNCAEATCKDIGVVCVDSGFEIHIGGAAGLEVKKTELLTKVASEDEAVWAICAIVQLYREDAWYLERIWKWMARVGLDAIRAEIEDPDRRRALYDRFAYAQRFARIDPWAERVAGRDAHEFNPLTRRMEFAPA from the coding sequence ATGACCAAGGAACGTCTGGTCGTCATCGGCAACGGCATGGCCGGCTGCCGGGCGGTGCAGGAAGTGCTGAAGCGCGACCCCGACCGCTACGAGATCACCATCTTCGGCGCCGAGCCGCGGGTGAACTACGACCGCATCATGCTGTCGCCGGTGCTGGCGGGGGAGAAGACCTTCGCCGACATCGTCATCAACGACGAGGCCTGGTACCGCGACAACGGCATCGTCCTGCACGCCGGCGCGCCCGTGGAGAGCATCGACCGCGCCGAGCGGCTGGTGCGGGCCGCCGGCGGCCTCGAGGCGGGCTACGACCGGCTGATCCTCGCCACCGGCGCCGATCCCATCCGACTGCCTCTGCCGGGGGCTGACCTCGCCGGCGTCGTCACCTTCCGCGACCTCGACGACGTGGAGGCCATGACCGCCGCCGCCAAGCCGGGCGCGAAGGTGGTGGTGATCGGCGGCGGCCTCCTGGGCATCGAGGCGGCCTACGGCCTCGCCCGTCGCGGCATGCACGCCACCGTCGTCCACCTGATGGACGTCCTGATGGAGCGCCAGCTCGACGCCTCCGCCGGCTTCCTGCTCACCGAGGCCCTGGCCGAGCGCGGCGTCGAGACGGTGCTGGGCGCCCAATCCGAGGAGATCGTGGGGGAGGGCGGCCAGGTCACCGGACTCAGGCTCAAGGACGGCCGTGTCCTGCCCTGCGACCTACTGGTCATGTCGGTAGGCATCCGCCCCAACACCGGGATCGCCAGGGCCGCCCGCCTGGAGGTGAACCGCGGGGTCGTCGTCGACGACGCGCTTCGCACCTCCGATCCGGCGATCTTCGCGGTCGGCGAATGCGTCGAGCACCGCGGCCAGTGCTACGGCCTGGTGGCCCCGATCTGGGAGATGTGCCGCACCCTCGCCGAGGCCCTGACCGGCGGGGCCGGCGCCTACGAGGGCTCGGTGCTCTCCACCCGCCTGAAGGTCAGCGGCGTCGACGTCTTCTCGGCCGGCGAGTTCGCCGGCGGCGGCGATTGTGAGGACATCGTGTTCCGCGACGCCGGGCGCGGGGTCTACAAGCGCATCGTCCTGCGCGAGGGCAAGGTCGCCGGGGCCGTGCTGTTCGGCGACGCCGCCGACGGCGCCTGGTACTTCGACCTGATGCGCTCGGGCGCATCCGTCGGCGACATCCGCGAGACCCTGGTGTTCGGCCAGGCCGCCACGGAGGGCCTTCGGGGGCTGGACCCTAGCGCCGCCGTTGCGGCCATGGCGGACGACGCCGAGGTGTGCGGCTGCAACGGCGTCTGCAAGGGAACGATCACCAGCGCCATCGCCGGGGAGGGCCTGGCGACCCTCGAGGCGGTCCGCGCCGTCACCAAGGCCTCGGCCTCCTGCGGCTCCTGCACCCCGCTGGTCGAGAAGATCCTCGCCGCCCAGCTCGGCGACGCTTTCCAGGTCCAGGCCGGGCCCAAGCCGGTCTGCGGCTGCACCCATCGCGGCCATGGCGAGGTCAGGAAGCGTATTCTCGCCGAGGGGCTGAAGTCGATCCCGGCGGTAATGCAGGCGCTCGAATGGACCACGCCGGACGGCTGCGCCACCTGCCGTCCGGCGCTCAACTACTACCTGGTCTGCGCCTGGCCCGGCGAATACCGCGACGACAAGCAGTCGCGGTTCATCAACGAGCGCGTCCACGCCAACATCCAGAAGGACGGCACCTACTCGGTGGTGCCGCGCATGTGGGGCGGCGTGACCTCCGCCGCCGAGCTGCGCGCCATCGCCGACGTGGTCGAGAAGTTCGCCATCCCCACCGTCAAGGTGACCGGCGGCCAGCGCGTCGACCTGCTGGGCGTCAAGAAGGAGGACCTGCCCGCCGTCTGGGCCGACCTCAACCGCGCCGGCATGGTCTCCGGCCACGCCTACGGCAAGGCGCTGCGCACGGTGAAGACCTGCGTCGGCTCGGAGTGGTGCCGCTTCGGGACCCAGGACTCCACCGGCCTCGGGGTGCGGCTGGAGAAGGTCATGTGGGGCGCCTGGACGCCGGCCAAGCTCAAGCTCGGCGTCTCCGGCTGCCCGCGCAACTGCGCCGAGGCGACCTGCAAGGACATCGGCGTGGTCTGCGTCGATAGCGGCTTCGAGATCCACATCGGCGGCGCCGCCGGCCTGGAGGTGAAGAAGACCGAGCTGCTCACGAAGGTCGCCAGCGAGGACGAGGCGGTCTGGGCCATCTGCGCCATCGTCCAGCTCTATCGCGAGGACGCCTGGTACCTGGAGCGGATCTGGAAGTGGATGGCCCGCGTCGGCCTCGATGCGATCCGCGCCGAGATCGAGGACCCGGACCGCCGCCGCGCCCTCTACGACCGCTTCGCCTACGCCCAGCGCTTCGCCCGCATCGACCCCTGGGCCGAGCGCGTCGCCGGCCGCGACGCCCACGAGTTCAACCCGCTCACCCGCCGCATGGAGTTCGCCCCGGCATGA
- a CDS encoding ABC transporter substrate-binding protein: protein MSGRLRLGFIALNDASILVVAQEKGFFAAEGLRIELSREASWATVRDKIAYGALDGAHMLQPLALAMTLGVAGDRPVPLVAPFAMNLNGPAITMAQRLAAAVGPGPGAEGLARLIARRRQEGASPITFAVVFPYSVHNYLLRDWLARAGVDPDRDVRLTIAPPPRMTGLLVDGVVEGFCVTEPWDTAAVEAGAGVILARGADLWPRTPDKVFAVTQGWAEENPEVLQALLRALLKAAAWAGASANRTELAALLAQPHYVGAPAAVIERSLAGMVFHGGDANAPLPVRAGWLLAQMMRWGHLPPDVDIPAVAAAVCRLDLFTAAAGTLGPVPPMPEWLDGYGEDGHFRLRDARAYAAHAPMSRLIKA from the coding sequence ATGAGCGGTCGGCTGCGCCTGGGGTTCATCGCCCTCAACGACGCCTCGATCCTGGTGGTGGCCCAGGAGAAGGGCTTCTTCGCCGCCGAGGGCCTTCGGATCGAGCTGAGCCGCGAGGCCTCCTGGGCGACGGTGCGGGACAAGATCGCGTATGGCGCCCTCGACGGCGCCCACATGCTCCAGCCGCTCGCCCTGGCCATGACCCTGGGCGTCGCCGGCGACCGGCCCGTGCCGCTCGTCGCGCCCTTCGCCATGAACCTCAACGGCCCGGCCATCACCATGGCCCAGCGCCTGGCCGCCGCCGTCGGTCCCGGCCCCGGCGCCGAGGGCCTGGCCCGCCTGATCGCCCGCCGCCGCCAGGAGGGGGCGAGCCCGATCACCTTCGCCGTGGTCTTTCCCTACTCGGTGCACAACTACCTGCTGCGCGACTGGCTGGCCCGGGCCGGGGTCGACCCGGACCGGGACGTGCGCCTGACCATCGCCCCGCCGCCGCGCATGACCGGCCTCCTCGTCGACGGCGTCGTCGAGGGCTTCTGCGTCACCGAGCCCTGGGACACCGCTGCGGTGGAGGCGGGCGCCGGCGTCATCCTCGCCCGCGGCGCGGACCTGTGGCCCCGCACGCCCGACAAGGTGTTCGCGGTGACGCAAGGCTGGGCCGAGGAAAATCCCGAAGTGCTCCAGGCCCTGCTGCGCGCGCTCCTCAAGGCCGCCGCCTGGGCGGGGGCGTCTGCCAACCGCACCGAGCTCGCGGCCCTGCTGGCCCAGCCGCACTACGTCGGCGCCCCGGCCGCGGTGATCGAGCGCTCCCTCGCCGGCATGGTGTTCCACGGCGGCGACGCGAACGCGCCGTTGCCGGTCCGGGCCGGCTGGCTGCTCGCCCAGATGATGCGCTGGGGTCACCTGCCGCCCGACGTCGACATCCCCGCCGTCGCCGCCGCGGTCTGCCGGCTCGACCTCTTCACCGCCGCGGCCGGGACGCTCGGACCCGTCCCGCCGATGCCGGAGTGGCTCGACGGCTACGGCGAGGACGGCCACTTCCGCCTGCGCGACGCCCGCGCCTACGCCGCCCACGCGCCGATGAGCCGCCTCATCAAGGCCTGA